The Acidobacteriota bacterium sequence GCCCTACCGGAACCGGACCGCGACGCCCTGGCATCGGCGGAGGAAGGCGACGGGCCGCGTACCCCTTACGAGCAGATCCTGGCCGGCTTGTGGAGCGAGCTGCTCAAGGTCGAGTCGATCTCCTTCGAGGACAACTTCTTCGACCTCGGAGGCCACTCCCTCCACGCCACCCGCCACATGCATCGCCTCGAAGAGCTGCTCGGGGTGGCGGTCAAGGTGCGCGCCCTGTTCGCCGCCCAGACCTTGGAGGAGCTCGCCTTTCTGGTCGAGGAGGCGGTCCTCGACGAGCTCGAGAACCTCGATCCGGAGACGGCGGCGGCGGAAGTGGCGGCGGCCGGTCCGGTGGCGGCGGTGGAGCAGCCGGTTCTCGACCTGCCCGAGGCGGAGGAGCTGGCGGAGCGTCGCGGCGAGCTGCCGGAAGTTCTGGCCAAAGTCCTCGAATTGCGTCTGCGTCGCGCCCTCGACCGGGCGGTCTACGGCGAGGCGATTCCGCGGCGTCGCGAGGACGGACCGGCGCCCCTCTCGTGGTCGCAGGAGATCCTGTGGTTCGTCGAGCAGCAGGAAGGAACGCCGTCGAGCATCTACCGTTTCTCGCCGGTGCTCGGCCTCAAGGGCGCCCTCGATGTCGCCGCCTTCGAGGCTTCCTTCCGGGCCCTCGCCCAACGTCACGAGATTCTGCGTACCCGCTTCGGGGCGCAAGCCGATGGCACCAGCTACCAGGAGGTGCTGCCCGATGCCGGGCTGGCGGTGCGTCAGATCGATCTCCGGAAGCTTCCGGAAGCCGAGCGGGTGGTGGTGGCGCGGCGCGCCATCGAGGGCCTGGTGGCGGTGCCCTTCGACCTCACCGCTCCGCCCCTTTTCCGGGTGGTGTTGGTGCGCCTCGAAGACCAGCGCTGGTGGTACTCGCTCCTGATCCACCACATCGTGATCGACGACTGGGGCTTCGGCGTCTACTACCAGGAGCTGGCGGCCTTCTACGAGGCTTATTCCCAGGGCGAGGAGCCGGAGCTGCCGGAGCTTTCGATTCAGTACGCCGACTACGCCGTGTGGGAGCGGGAGCGGTTGCAGGGCGACCTGATGGAGAAGCTCACCACCTACTGGCGCGGCCGCTTCGCGGACGGTCTGCCGCAGATGAAGTTCGAGACCGACAACCCCCGCCCGGAGCGACCGAGCTACCAGGGGGCGCTGTCTTTCGAGCAGCTACCTTCGGAGCTGTCCCAGGCGCTCGCGGAGCGCAGCCGGAGTGAGGACGTCAGCCTGTTCATGATTCTCCTGGCGGGCTTCAAGCTGATGTTGTCGCAGGCCTCCGGGCAGCTCGACGTGATGGTGGCGAGCCCCAACGCCAACCGCCCCCGGGAGCAGACCGAGGAGCTGGTGGGCAGCTTCTTCAACCTGATGCTGATGCGCACCTCCCTCGATGGCGATCCCACCTTGCGCCAGCTCCTGCAGCGGGTTCGGGAGACGGCCCTCGAGGCCTACTCGCACCAGGAGTTCCCATTCATCCTGGTGGCACCGGGCTACGAGCCGCCGGAGCCCAATCCCGGCAAGCCGCCGATCCAGGCGCTGTTCTCCTACCAGAGCGGCACCCGCGACGGCGATGTCCGCCTCGGCGATCTCGAGATCGAGTCGGTACCGATCTTCCATCACGGCGACACCGACCTCGATCTGCTGCTTTCGATCCGCGAGCACGATGGCGATCTCGACGTCATCTTGCTGCACGACATCGACATCTTCGAGCCGACGACGGCGGCGCGTATGCAGGCGGTGCTGCGCGGCTACCTGTCGGCGATTGCATTCGAGCCGGACCTGCGCCTGTCGCAGCTCGAGCCGGTGATCTCTGGGGAGTCGGGCTGAGGGGCGGGTATCCCGTGCGGTCGCCGGCGGACCGGCGGCCCTGACGACATCGACGAGGAAGTCAACGAGGGGGTATTCGATGATGAAGAGGCTCGTGGCTTGGACGGCGTTCCTGCTGTGCCTGTTGGCACTACCGGTGGCGGCCGACGACTACCAGATCCTGGAGGAATCGACGACGCGAATCGGCCGCTTCGAGCGCACCGATGCGGTGGTGCAGGTCGGCGACAATCCGGTCAACACCTTCCTGATGCATCGCCTGGTTCGCCGCGGTGGGCCCTACTGGACACCGCCGCCGCGCGGCATCCTGCTGCTCACCGGACCGCTGGCCAACCCGTTCGTCTTCTGGGAGACCACCGAAGACGGTCGCTACGGTCGCTCCTTCGCCGCCTACTTCGCGCGTCGCGGCTACGAGATCTGGGGCTACTCGCCGCGCGGCACTCTGCTCGAGCAGGGTTCCTGCGAGGCCGGATTGGTCGACTGCTCGGTGATGGGCGATTGGGGTATCCAGGTGATGGTCGAGGACTTGACCTTCATCCGCGGCGAGATCGAGCAGGTCCATCCGGGGCGGTCGCCGGTGATCGGCGGCTTCTCCCTCGGCGGTGCGGCGACCATCGCCACCATCAACGCCCATCCCGACGACTACGCCGGCGCTCTGATTCTCGAAGGCGCCCTCTACAGCGAGGATCCGGAGGTCATCGCCCTCAACCAGCAGCACTGCGCCACCATGGAGGACTTCCTGGCTCAGGGCTTCCTGTTCGACGGCCAGAGCTTGCCGTTGATCGGCCTGACCGCCAACCTGGCGGCGACGGATCCGGACGGCGAGACGCCGTTCCCGGGATTTCCGCCCGGCACCACCAACCATCAGGTGCTGGTCTTCAGCCTGGCGGTGCCGTCCTTCACGCCGCTCAATCAGACCCCGAACTTCATTCGCGCTGCCGGTGATCCGCTGGCCGACGTCTTCTTCTTCTCGACGGACGCCCGTCTGACGGCCTTCCTCACCATCTTCAACAACTACTTCGACAATCGCATCCTGCGCGATCTGAACTGCAGCTTCGCCGGCGAGCGCACCTTCACCGGCAATCTGGCGAACTTCACCAAGCCGGTGTTCTTCATGGGGGGCGGCCAGTCCTTCGGGCCTCAGAACCGCGACCTGGCGAAGATTCTCGGCTCGCACCAGTGCACCTTCGTCGAGATCGAAGAGTTCGGCCACGGCGATCACTTCTTCTCCGCCGACCATCGGCGGTTCGTCGAGCGTCCGATCCGGCGCTTCCTGAACCGCATCGACACCTGGTAAGAGGTTTTTCGGGAAGGGCCCAGCCCGCAGCTCGGCGCCGTCGGCGTTAAGCTGCGGGCCATGGATTCCGCCGACATCCGCCGCTGGCGGGCCGAGCTCGCGGAGCTGCTCGGATCCGCCGCGGTGATTGCCGAAGAAGTGCCGCCACCGCACCCCGCCTGGGGCCGGGATCGCAGCCCCGCCGGTGAGGGGCGACCGGCGCTGGTGGTGCGCCCGGCGAGTACCGATGAAGTCCAGCGGCTGGTGCGTTGGGCACGGCGGCGCCGGGTCCCCCTGGTGCCGGCCGGGGGACGCAGCGGCTACTCGGGGGGCGCGACCGCCACCGGCGGGGAGGCGGTGGTCGCCTTCGAGCGCCTCGATCGCATCCTCGAATGGTTGCCCGAGATTCCGGCGGTACGCCTGCAGGCCGGCGTGGTCACCGGCCGGCTACAGCAGGCGGCGGCCGAGCGAGGTTGGCTCTATCCGGTGGACTTCGCGGCCTGCGACCGCTCCCAGGTGGGCGGCAATGTCGCCACCAACGCCGGCGGCGTGCGGGTCCTCCGTTGGGGCATGACCCGCCGCTGGGTGCTCGGACTGACGGTGGTGAGCGGCGCCGGCGAGGTGCTCGAGCTGGGCGGTGGTCTGCTCAAGGACAACGCCGGCTACGACCTCAAGCAGCTCTTCGTCGGCAGCGAGGGAACCCTCGGGCTGATCACCGAGGTCACCCTTCGCCTCACCCGACCGGTGCAGGAGAGAACCCTCATCGCGCTCGCCGCGGACGAGCTCGAAGGGCTCCTCGCGATCCTGCGTCGAAGCCATCGGCTGCCCCGTCCGGTGCTCGCCTTCGAGATGTTCGATGGCACCTGCCAGGAGATGATGTCCAAGGTGGTCGGGCAGCCGCTGTTCGATCGCTCGTGGCACTTCCTGGCCCTGCTCGAGATCGAGACGCCCCCGCCGGCGGTCCTCGCTGCCTGGCTCGAAGCCCTGCCGTCGGGCATCGCGCATCGGCCCGCCGCCGATGGCGCCGAGGCCGAGCGCTTCTGGCGGCACCGACTCGAGATCAGCGACACCCTGGCGCAGCGCCACCGGGTGCACAAGAACGACCTCTCGGTGCCGCCGAGGGCATTGCCGACGCTGCATCGCGACCTCACTGCTCTGGCCCGGCAGATCGATCTTCCTCTGACCTGCTTCGGTCACGTCGGCGACGGCAACCTGCACGTCAACCTGCTGCGGCCGGACGGCCTCGAAGAAAGCGCTTTCGCCGAGCGCTGCCGCGCCTTCGACGTCGAGAGCTACCGCCGAGTCGCCACCCTCGGCGGCTCGATCAGCGCCGAGCACGGCCTCGGCCGGCTCAAAGGAGAGCATTTGCCGCTCTGCCGATCACCGGCCGAGCTGGCGGCGATGGCGGCGATCAAGCAGGTCTTCGACCCGGACGGCATCCTCAATCCGGGAAAGGTCCTGCCTGGCTGAGGGCGGGGGCTCGACTCCCTTCCTGAACCGCCGATCGAAGGCTCGGAAGAGATTTCCGGACATCTTTCGGACATCTTCCGGACGTCTTCCGGACATCTTTCGGACATCTTTTTCGGGCCTGATCGCCGAAAACGCCTGTAAAACGGCGGAGGCTCCCATGGCACGTGGCTTGCTGTAGCGCTTTGGCAAGGAACTGAATCCAGTTTTACGTTGTCTTGGCCCGTCCTTCTTATCGGATCTCGTGGCGAAAGGTCGTAGGTTGCTGGAGATGCAAGACATCCGTTGGTGCCGCGACGCAGCCGTACTGGACGTACTGCGAGGAGTGCAGCCGGCGGATAACGCCGCAGATTCAGTGACCTACGGCCTTGCAGCAGAGAGCCGGTGAGAAGGACGGGCTAGAGCAGAGGGCATTTCTTGGGAGGTTGGACGTGATGCATCGAGCGTTGATGTTGGCGGTGTTGGGATCGTTGACGGTAGGCGGTTCGCTATCAGGCCTGGAGCTGTTGTCGGGATCGAAGTCCCTGACGATCGCCCGGGTCCCGGCGGACTCGGAGCTTTGGGTCTTCGGAGTGGGCAAGGGCCGAGACGGCTACAACCGGGTGCTGACGACCTACTCGGAGACGTTGAGCGATGCGGACGGCGATGGCCGGATCACCTACGAGCCCGCCGGCGGGATGCCGGCGCTGGCCTCCTGGGGGGTGGCGGATCTTTCCACCGGTGCGGTGACGGTCCTCCCGTCGCCGGGCTGGGAGGGCTCGGTGTCGAGCTTGCCGGCGACGGCGCTCGATCCCTCGGGGGAGTCACTGACCTTGCCGCACCGCCAGGTGGAGGCATTCCTGGTGCGTCCTGGGACCTCGGGCTGGCGCCAGTCGATCGGTGACGGCTCGTTGACGGACGGC is a genomic window containing:
- a CDS encoding alpha/beta hydrolase translates to MMKRLVAWTAFLLCLLALPVAADDYQILEESTTRIGRFERTDAVVQVGDNPVNTFLMHRLVRRGGPYWTPPPRGILLLTGPLANPFVFWETTEDGRYGRSFAAYFARRGYEIWGYSPRGTLLEQGSCEAGLVDCSVMGDWGIQVMVEDLTFIRGEIEQVHPGRSPVIGGFSLGGAATIATINAHPDDYAGALILEGALYSEDPEVIALNQQHCATMEDFLAQGFLFDGQSLPLIGLTANLAATDPDGETPFPGFPPGTTNHQVLVFSLAVPSFTPLNQTPNFIRAAGDPLADVFFFSTDARLTAFLTIFNNYFDNRILRDLNCSFAGERTFTGNLANFTKPVFFMGGGQSFGPQNRDLAKILGSHQCTFVEIEEFGHGDHFFSADHRRFVERPIRRFLNRIDTW
- a CDS encoding FAD-binding oxidoreductase; the protein is MDSADIRRWRAELAELLGSAAVIAEEVPPPHPAWGRDRSPAGEGRPALVVRPASTDEVQRLVRWARRRRVPLVPAGGRSGYSGGATATGGEAVVAFERLDRILEWLPEIPAVRLQAGVVTGRLQQAAAERGWLYPVDFAACDRSQVGGNVATNAGGVRVLRWGMTRRWVLGLTVVSGAGEVLELGGGLLKDNAGYDLKQLFVGSEGTLGLITEVTLRLTRPVQERTLIALAADELEGLLAILRRSHRLPRPVLAFEMFDGTCQEMMSKVVGQPLFDRSWHFLALLEIETPPPAVLAAWLEALPSGIAHRPAADGAEAERFWRHRLEISDTLAQRHRVHKNDLSVPPRALPTLHRDLTALARQIDLPLTCFGHVGDGNLHVNLLRPDGLEESAFAERCRAFDVESYRRVATLGGSISAEHGLGRLKGEHLPLCRSPAELAAMAAIKQVFDPDGILNPGKVLPG